The window GCCGATGGTTTTGCCACCAACGTTGGCCACCATGATGCGAGTTTCGTCGGTCGGCTCGGTTTCCGGCAGACCAAAACGCAGCTTGAGATCGATGATTGGAATCACCGTGCTGCGAAGATTTATCAGACCTTTGACATAGATCGGCGTCTGCGGCATCCGGGTGATTTCACCAACCAGGATGATCTCGCGGACCTTCTTGATCTCAATGCCATACTCTTCGTCGGCCAGGCGGAAGCTGACGAGTTGCATCGTCCCTTCCGTCTCATTGCCTGATGGCGCGCGCGTCGGCGCGTCAACCGTTGCAATCGACATACTTACTGCCCCCAATAAGTTCGAATGTTGTGCGGG is drawn from Anatilimnocola floriformis and contains these coding sequences:
- a CDS encoding chemotaxis protein CheW, yielding MSIATVDAPTRAPSGNETEGTMQLVSFRLADEEYGIEIKKVREIILVGEITRMPQTPIYVKGLINLRSTVIPIIDLKLRFGLPETEPTDETRIMVANVGGKTIGVIVDAVSEVLRISQEQIAPPPPTVAGLGREYLVGLAKLKDRLLILLDIEKIVLEDINREPAAR